A window of Halomonas sp. H10-9-1 contains these coding sequences:
- a CDS encoding type IV pili methyl-accepting chemotaxis transducer N-terminal domain-containing protein, translating to MKLLQHSLVARIVASLLAISAMALVSIVVTMTVASDSRGDAAAINMAGSLRMNTYQIVAALQRHEQRPTAEQRQRVEALMARFEARLESPELIDALPGAGDHALWEQYRLLQTRWEEALAPEVNRTLDDGGLEVEALRQTLDGLVDDIDRLVTLLEQNSESKIQLLSALQILFLALTAVVVAIALYDIRHNLVAPLRQLVVLAREAAQRNFAYRTHLEGRDELALLGRTFDGMAEELAASYAELEARASSKKVELERSNRAMQVMHDGSRALYGGGNDLCASAAPMLRHLEQLLEVGPIRLSLNDPHDDRQIPILATHSARRPEYCRDHDCHACLIDPQPLRLEATRQGECLLLPVSVGELMLGTLEVWHPRERPLSDSVRRLLNALADQLATAVYLQRRIEEQQQVTLMNERTIIARELHDSLAQSLSYLKMQVARLERMQQKEAPRETQAAVFDELRTGLDSAYRQLRELLTTFRLKLEGPGLASALRQTAEEFGERLGFPVSLSVDVPPHLLNPNEEIHVLQVVREALANVHKHANAHWAAVTIGFQAARLHVAIEDDGVGLKDDDSPPMHYGLVIMRDRADTLGGRMTVSNRPQGGTRVELIFTPQTARLIHQQASAEASHVDPHSAITTDSPDDRTPG from the coding sequence ATGAAACTGCTGCAACACTCCCTGGTGGCGCGCATCGTCGCCTCGCTGCTCGCCATCAGCGCCATGGCGCTGGTCAGCATCGTGGTCACCATGACGGTGGCCAGCGACAGCCGTGGCGACGCCGCCGCCATCAACATGGCCGGCTCGCTGCGCATGAACACCTACCAGATCGTCGCCGCTCTGCAGCGCCACGAGCAGCGCCCGACGGCGGAACAGCGGCAGCGGGTCGAGGCGCTGATGGCGCGCTTCGAGGCTCGCCTGGAAAGCCCCGAGCTGATCGATGCCCTGCCGGGGGCCGGCGACCATGCCCTGTGGGAACAGTACCGGCTGCTGCAGACCCGCTGGGAGGAGGCGCTGGCCCCCGAGGTCAACCGCACCCTGGACGACGGCGGGCTCGAGGTCGAGGCCCTGCGCCAGACGCTGGATGGCCTGGTGGATGACATCGACCGCCTGGTCACCCTGCTCGAGCAGAACAGCGAGTCGAAGATCCAGCTGCTCAGCGCCCTGCAGATCCTCTTCCTGGCCCTGACCGCCGTGGTGGTGGCCATCGCCCTCTACGACATCCGCCACAACCTGGTGGCGCCGCTGCGCCAGCTGGTGGTGCTGGCCCGAGAGGCCGCCCAACGCAACTTCGCCTATCGCACGCACCTCGAGGGCCGCGACGAGCTTGCCCTGCTGGGGCGCACCTTCGACGGCATGGCCGAGGAGCTGGCGGCGAGCTACGCAGAGCTGGAGGCGCGCGCCTCCAGCAAGAAGGTGGAGCTGGAGCGCAGCAATCGCGCCATGCAGGTGATGCACGACGGCAGCCGCGCCCTCTACGGCGGCGGCAACGACCTCTGCGCCAGCGCTGCCCCCATGCTGCGCCACCTCGAGCAACTGCTCGAGGTGGGACCCATCCGGCTGTCGCTCAACGACCCCCACGACGACCGCCAGATCCCCATACTCGCCACCCACTCGGCGCGGCGACCGGAGTACTGCCGCGACCACGACTGCCACGCCTGCCTGATCGACCCCCAGCCGTTGCGCCTGGAGGCCACCCGGCAGGGCGAGTGCCTGCTGCTGCCGGTGAGCGTCGGCGAGCTGATGCTCGGCACCCTGGAGGTGTGGCACCCCCGTGAGCGGCCGCTCTCCGACAGCGTGCGCCGCCTGCTCAACGCCCTGGCGGACCAGCTGGCCACCGCGGTCTACCTGCAACGGCGCATCGAGGAACAGCAGCAGGTGACGCTGATGAACGAGCGCACCATCATCGCCCGGGAGCTCCACGACTCCTTGGCCCAGTCGCTCTCCTACCTCAAGATGCAGGTGGCGCGCCTGGAGCGCATGCAGCAGAAGGAGGCCCCGCGGGAGACCCAGGCAGCGGTCTTCGACGAGCTACGCACCGGGCTCGACAGCGCCTACCGCCAGCTGCGCGAGCTGCTCACCACCTTCCGCCTCAAGCTCGAGGGGCCGGGGCTCGCCAGCGCCCTGCGCCAGACCGCCGAGGAGTTCGGCGAGCGCCTGGGCTTCCCGGTGTCGCTCTCCGTGGACGTGCCACCCCACCTGCTCAATCCCAACGAGGAGATCCACGTGCTGCAGGTGGTGCGCGAGGCGCTGGCCAACGTGCACAAGCACGCCAATGCCCACTGGGCCGCGGTGACCATCGGCTTCCAGGCGGCGCGGCTGCACGTCGCCATCGAGGATGACGGCGTGGGCCTCAAGGACGACGACTCGCCGCCGATGCACTACGGCCTGGTGATCATGCGCGACCGCGCCGACACCCTCGGCGGCCGCATGACGGTAAGCAATCGCCCCCAGGGGGGCACCCGGGTCGAGCTGATCTTCACGCCCCAGACCGCGCGCCTGATCCACCAGCAGGCCAGCGCCGAGGCAAGCCACGTGGACCCGCACAGCGCCATCACCACCGATTCACCCGACGACAGGACCCCAGGATGA
- a CDS encoding MFS transporter — protein sequence MKVADLFKVRTPEIRALHLTWIAFFITFYVWFNMAPLATSMLRDVDWLTQDHIRLFAICNVALTIPARIIVGMALDRFGPRRVFSILMVVMAIPALAFAFGNTMTQLLVSRLVLSSIGASFVVGIHMTALWFKPKHIGFAEGFYAGWGNFGSAAAAMTLPTIAIVWYGGDEGWRWAIAQSAFVMAAYGVFYWFAITDGPDATAHRKTRKAMAMEVSSWADMYKLILWTIPLVGVLAILVWRIQNMGFMSTTAAVIAYLAILAVVIYQIVQIIRVNVPILRKGVPEDDKYHFNSVAALNTTYFANFGAELAVISMLPMFFEQTWGLSAAAAGLIASSFAFVNLVARPMGGAVSDRMGNRRFVMLSYMFGIGIGFTLMAMMDESWPLILAIAITIFTSFFVQGSEGATFGIIPSIKRRITGQISGMAGAYGNVGAVVYLTVFTFVTPTQFFYILAAGAFFSWLVCFMWLKEPEGAFADEYHISSVDRMIAEQEQLKAEGKA from the coding sequence ATGAAAGTCGCTGACCTCTTCAAGGTACGCACGCCGGAGATCAGGGCCCTGCACCTGACCTGGATTGCGTTCTTCATCACCTTCTACGTGTGGTTCAACATGGCGCCGCTGGCCACCAGCATGCTGCGCGATGTCGACTGGCTGACCCAGGACCACATCCGCCTGTTCGCCATCTGCAACGTGGCGCTGACCATCCCGGCGCGCATCATCGTCGGCATGGCCTTGGACCGCTTCGGACCGCGCCGCGTGTTCTCCATCCTGATGGTGGTCATGGCGATTCCCGCCCTGGCGTTCGCCTTCGGCAACACCATGACCCAGCTGCTGGTCTCTCGCCTGGTGCTCAGCTCCATAGGCGCCAGCTTCGTGGTCGGTATCCACATGACCGCGCTGTGGTTCAAGCCCAAGCATATCGGCTTCGCCGAGGGCTTCTATGCCGGCTGGGGCAACTTCGGCTCCGCCGCCGCCGCCATGACCCTGCCCACCATCGCCATCGTCTGGTACGGCGGCGACGAGGGCTGGCGCTGGGCCATCGCCCAGAGCGCCTTCGTGATGGCCGCCTATGGCGTCTTCTACTGGTTCGCCATCACCGATGGCCCCGATGCCACAGCCCACCGCAAGACCCGCAAGGCGATGGCCATGGAGGTCAGCAGCTGGGCCGACATGTATAAGCTGATCCTGTGGACCATCCCGCTGGTGGGCGTGCTGGCGATTCTGGTTTGGCGGATCCAGAACATGGGCTTCATGTCCACCACCGCCGCAGTTATTGCCTACCTGGCCATCCTGGCGGTCGTCATCTACCAGATTGTGCAGATCATCCGCGTCAATGTGCCGATCCTCAGGAAGGGTGTGCCGGAGGACGACAAGTACCACTTCAACAGCGTGGCCGCACTCAACACCACCTACTTCGCCAACTTCGGCGCCGAGCTGGCGGTGATCTCGATGCTGCCGATGTTCTTCGAGCAGACCTGGGGCCTGTCCGCCGCTGCTGCCGGCCTGATCGCCTCGTCGTTCGCCTTCGTCAACCTGGTGGCTCGCCCCATGGGGGGCGCCGTCTCCGACCGCATGGGCAACCGCCGCTTCGTGATGCTCAGCTACATGTTCGGTATCGGCATCGGCTTCACTCTGATGGCGATGATGGACGAGAGCTGGCCGTTGATCCTGGCGATCGCCATCACCATCTTCACTTCCTTCTTTGTGCAGGGTTCGGAAGGCGCCACCTTCGGCATCATCCCGTCGATCAAGCGCCGCATCACCGGCCAGATCTCCGGCATGGCCGGCGCCTACGGCAACGTAGGGGCGGTGGTCTACCTGACAGTCTTCACCTTCGTCACCCCGACCCAATTCTTCTACATCCTGGCGGCGGGCGCCTTCTTCAGCTGGCTGGTCTGCTTCATGTGGCTCAAGGAGCCTGAGGGTGCGTTCGCCGACGAGTACCACATCTCCTCAGTCGATCGCATGATCGCCGAACAGGAGCAGCTTAAGGCCGAAGGCAAGGCCTGA
- a CDS encoding antiporter produces MTRKNADIEHWDVENEEFWESEGKKVANRNLWISIPSLLMGFAVWLMWGMITTQMRNLGFPFTVDQLFTLTAIAGLAGATLRIPASFMIRIAGGRNTIFLTTALLMVPALGTGIALMNPDTPFWVFQALALLSGIGGGNFANSMSNISSFFPKKQQGYALGMNAGLGNFGVTTMQILIPLVMTVGLFGALGGDPMELQKASGTLIGRIEAGTDTWIQNAGFIWLVFLIPLAFAGWFGMNNIRAITPNPGTPLQAFGKILGLYAVGIVTSIVGVVALGFLNMWLALPLTIVLTLFLLRLIPGDIKPNIQKQFAIFSNKHTWAMTVLYIATFGSFIGFSAALPLSISVIFGNMMEVAADGTVTRVANPDAPSALTWAWMGPFVGALIRPVGGWISDKVGGAIVTQAISVVMVLASAAVGYVMMLAYNATDPNQYFWMFLLLFIVLFAASGIGNGSTFRSIGFIFNLQQKGPVLGWTSAVAAYGAFIAPRVMGEQIKAGTPEMAMYGFAVFYALCLVVNWWFYLRKNAYVKNP; encoded by the coding sequence ATGACCAGGAAGAATGCCGACATCGAACACTGGGATGTCGAGAACGAGGAGTTCTGGGAGTCGGAGGGCAAGAAGGTTGCCAACCGCAACCTGTGGATCTCCATCCCCAGCCTGTTGATGGGCTTCGCCGTGTGGCTGATGTGGGGAATGATCACCACCCAGATGCGCAACCTGGGTTTCCCGTTCACGGTGGACCAGCTGTTCACCCTGACGGCGATTGCCGGCCTCGCCGGGGCCACCCTGCGCATCCCCGCCTCCTTCATGATCCGCATCGCCGGCGGGCGCAACACCATCTTCCTGACCACCGCCCTGTTGATGGTGCCTGCCTTGGGCACCGGCATCGCACTGATGAACCCGGACACCCCCTTCTGGGTGTTCCAGGCGCTGGCGCTGCTCTCCGGCATCGGCGGCGGCAACTTCGCCAACTCGATGAGCAACATCTCCAGCTTCTTCCCCAAGAAGCAGCAGGGCTACGCGCTGGGGATGAACGCCGGCCTCGGCAACTTCGGCGTCACCACCATGCAGATCCTGATCCCGCTGGTGATGACCGTGGGCCTGTTCGGCGCCCTGGGCGGCGACCCCATGGAGCTGCAGAAGGCCAGCGGCACTCTGATCGGGCGTATCGAAGCGGGCACCGATACCTGGATCCAGAATGCCGGCTTCATCTGGCTGGTCTTCCTGATTCCGCTGGCCTTCGCCGGCTGGTTTGGGATGAACAACATCAGGGCCATCACCCCCAACCCCGGCACGCCGCTGCAGGCCTTCGGCAAGATCCTGGGCCTCTACGCCGTGGGCATCGTGACCTCCATCGTCGGCGTGGTGGCGCTGGGCTTCCTCAACATGTGGCTCGCCCTGCCGCTGACCATCGTACTGACCCTGTTCCTACTGCGCCTGATCCCGGGTGATATCAAGCCCAACATCCAGAAGCAGTTCGCGATCTTCTCCAACAAGCACACCTGGGCGATGACGGTGCTCTACATCGCCACCTTCGGCTCCTTCATCGGTTTCTCCGCGGCGCTTCCGCTCTCCATCTCGGTGATCTTCGGCAACATGATGGAGGTCGCCGCCGACGGTACCGTGACCCGAGTCGCCAACCCAGACGCCCCCAGCGCCCTCACCTGGGCCTGGATGGGGCCCTTCGTGGGCGCCCTGATCCGTCCGGTAGGCGGCTGGATCTCCGACAAGGTGGGCGGCGCCATCGTCACCCAGGCGATCTCGGTGGTGATGGTCCTGGCGTCTGCTGCGGTGGGCTACGTGATGATGCTGGCCTACAACGCCACCGATCCCAACCAGTACTTCTGGATGTTCCTGCTGCTGTTCATCGTGCTGTTCGCCGCCAGCGGCATCGGCAACGGTTCCACCTTCCGCAGCATCGGCTTCATCTTCAACCTCCAGCAGAAAGGCCCGGTGCTGGGCTGGACCTCCGCCGTCGCGGCCTACGGCGCCTTCATCGCCCCGCGGGTGATGGGCGAGCAGATCAAGGCCGGCACCCCGGAGATGGCCATGTACGGCTTCGCGGTCTTCTACGCTCTCTGCCTGGTGGTCAACTGGTGGTTCTACCTGCGCAAGAACGCCTACGTGAAGAACCCCTGA
- the narL gene encoding two-component system response regulator NarL: protein MTDTAADSPATILIIDDHPLLRRGVSQLLELEDDLVLAGEAGEPEVGIRLAAELDPDMVLLDLNMPGLDGIETLRRLRDAGYAGRIVMFTVSDHEEDVVNALRSGADGYLLKDMDPDEMVRQLRQASLGRMVISESLTALLAEALRSQRNQPAAPDIHSLTQREREILRELAAGLSNKMIARKLEITEGTVKVHVKHLLKKLNLRSRVEAAVWAVQEGIDR from the coding sequence ATGACCGACACCGCCGCCGACAGCCCTGCCACCATCCTGATCATCGACGACCACCCGTTGCTGCGCCGCGGGGTCTCCCAGCTGCTGGAGCTGGAGGATGACCTGGTGCTTGCCGGCGAGGCGGGCGAACCCGAGGTGGGCATCCGCCTGGCCGCCGAGCTGGACCCCGACATGGTGCTGCTCGACCTCAACATGCCGGGGCTCGACGGCATCGAGACGCTGCGCCGCCTGCGCGACGCGGGCTACGCCGGGCGCATCGTGATGTTCACCGTCTCCGACCACGAGGAGGATGTGGTCAATGCCCTGCGCAGCGGCGCCGACGGCTACCTGCTCAAGGACATGGATCCCGACGAGATGGTGCGCCAGCTGCGCCAGGCCTCCCTGGGGCGCATGGTGATCAGCGAGAGCCTCACCGCGCTGCTCGCCGAGGCGCTGCGCAGCCAGCGCAACCAGCCGGCGGCGCCTGATATCCACAGCCTCACCCAGCGCGAGCGTGAGATCCTGCGCGAGCTCGCCGCCGGGCTCTCCAACAAGATGATCGCCCGCAAGCTGGAGATCACCGAGGGCACCGTCAAGGTGCACGTCAAGCACCTGCTCAAGAAGCTCAACCTGCGCTCGCGGGTCGAGGCGGCGGTGTGGGCGGTGCAGGAGGGGATCGACCGCTAA
- a CDS encoding MFS transporter, which translates to MTAPPEPAAVGYRPLVVMLLSPLAFALVFASWTLFAVLGLELRALLGLDEFGFALLLATPMAAGALAALPMAALARRFGGRRVMVASLLLICPFLLAVAHSRLFPHFLLAGAGLGLGAGSLSAGLVYVAELCPRRHVGLALGLYGAGMIGAGLCYLLLPLVSQAYGWRSAPLLLLMPVLAVAALLWLFADDPEASGPAGDEASPPRALGALREWPSLLRHWHPWRLAVVYSFFYGAFVALTLWLPGYLGAQYQLGLREAALLALPFPLAVGLGQVAGGAWGDVRDFRALRWWVSAFVLVCLFLLSYPPFTMRIEGVERMLTLRYTAPLWGFLALLVAMGLAMGLGQGSLMRMIHRDHGDQMALVGGLSLALGGLFGALLPPVFALGNSWVGIRTAGFMFLYASLVVCMLVMVWDHASGRGRRA; encoded by the coding sequence ATGACCGCCCCCCCGGAACCCGCCGCCGTCGGCTACCGACCGCTCGTGGTGATGCTGCTGTCGCCGCTGGCCTTCGCCCTGGTGTTCGCCAGCTGGACCCTGTTCGCCGTGCTGGGGCTGGAGCTGCGCGCCCTGCTGGGGCTGGACGAGTTCGGCTTCGCCCTGCTGCTGGCCACGCCCATGGCCGCCGGCGCCCTGGCGGCGCTGCCCATGGCGGCCCTGGCACGGCGCTTCGGCGGGCGTCGGGTGATGGTCGCCAGCCTGCTGCTGATCTGTCCCTTCCTGTTGGCGGTGGCCCACTCCCGGCTCTTCCCGCACTTCCTGCTGGCCGGTGCCGGCCTGGGGCTGGGGGCAGGGTCGCTTTCGGCCGGGCTGGTCTATGTCGCCGAGCTCTGCCCGCGCCGCCACGTCGGCCTGGCGCTGGGCCTCTACGGCGCCGGCATGATCGGCGCCGGGCTCTGCTACCTGCTATTGCCGCTGGTCAGCCAGGCCTACGGCTGGCGCAGCGCCCCGCTGCTGTTGCTGATGCCGGTGCTGGCGGTGGCCGCGCTGCTGTGGCTGTTCGCCGACGATCCCGAGGCGTCGGGCCCGGCCGGTGACGAGGCGTCGCCGCCCCGGGCGCTCGGCGCGCTGCGGGAGTGGCCATCGCTGCTGCGCCACTGGCATCCCTGGCGCCTGGCGGTGGTCTACAGCTTCTTCTACGGCGCCTTCGTGGCGCTGACGCTGTGGCTGCCGGGCTATCTCGGCGCCCAGTACCAGCTGGGGCTGCGCGAGGCGGCGCTGCTGGCGCTGCCCTTCCCGCTGGCGGTGGGCCTGGGCCAGGTGGCGGGCGGCGCCTGGGGCGACGTGCGCGACTTCCGTGCCCTGCGCTGGTGGGTCAGCGCCTTCGTGCTGGTGTGCCTCTTCCTGCTCTCCTACCCCCCCTTCACGATGCGGATCGAGGGGGTGGAGCGCATGCTCACCCTGCGCTACACCGCCCCGCTATGGGGCTTCCTGGCGCTGCTGGTGGCCATGGGGCTGGCCATGGGGCTCGGCCAGGGCAGCCTGATGCGCATGATCCATCGCGACCACGGCGACCAGATGGCGCTGGTGGGTGGCCTGTCGCTGGCCCTGGGCGGCCTGTTCGGTGCCCTGCTGCCGCCGGTGTTCGCGCTGGGCAACAGCTGGGTGGGCATCCGCACCGCGGGGTTCATGTTCCTCTACGCCTCCCTGGTGGTGTGCATGCTGGTGATGGTGTGGGACCACGCCAGCGGCCGAGGGCGGCGCGCCTGA
- a CDS encoding cytochrome c oxidase subunit 3, giving the protein MREHDLPNPGWGPLSALPGNPLIWVLILSELLVFMAFFALYAAERAAQVTLFDASQQQLDPLMGGLNTLVLLTSGLCVALAVEACAAARIRRARQWLAASMGLGVLFGVIKVVEYSSKFAVGITPDTNTFFGFYYGLTAFHFAHVLFGLALLALVSWRTSLENVETAAAFWHMVDLIWILLYPLLYLLR; this is encoded by the coding sequence ATGAGGGAACACGACCTTCCCAACCCCGGCTGGGGACCACTCTCTGCCCTGCCCGGCAACCCGCTGATCTGGGTGCTGATCCTCAGCGAGCTGCTGGTGTTCATGGCGTTCTTCGCCCTCTATGCCGCCGAACGCGCCGCCCAGGTGACGCTGTTCGACGCCTCCCAGCAGCAGCTCGACCCGCTGATGGGCGGGCTCAACACCCTGGTACTGCTGACCAGCGGCCTGTGCGTGGCGCTGGCGGTGGAGGCCTGCGCCGCGGCGCGCATCCGTCGCGCCCGGCAGTGGCTGGCCGCTTCCATGGGGCTGGGGGTGCTGTTCGGGGTGATCAAGGTGGTCGAGTATTCGAGCAAGTTCGCCGTGGGGATCACCCCGGACACCAACACCTTCTTCGGCTTCTACTACGGCCTGACCGCCTTCCACTTCGCCCATGTGCTGTTCGGCCTGGCGCTGCTGGCCCTGGTCAGCTGGCGCACCAGCCTCGAGAACGTGGAGACCGCCGCCGCCTTCTGGCACATGGTCGACCTGATCTGGATCCTGCTCTACCCACTGCTCTATTTGCTGAGGTAA
- a CDS encoding universal stress protein, protein MKIMIAYDGSRNAKLALARTITLFHAMSPLIVLVGVAENPRDTTDANEDLFQEEYRELKADLEEAVEVAVKEGLDAELVIAEGDARKMLLDATKRLSPDILVIARHSQKPDGGFIAQSLSYFVDELDYMTFGSVSSFLARRAECPLMILPS, encoded by the coding sequence ATGAAGATCATGATCGCCTATGACGGTTCGCGGAATGCCAAGCTCGCACTGGCCAGAACCATCACCCTGTTTCACGCCATGTCGCCGCTGATCGTGCTGGTGGGTGTCGCCGAGAACCCGAGGGACACCACCGACGCCAACGAGGACCTCTTCCAGGAGGAGTATCGCGAGCTCAAGGCCGACCTCGAGGAAGCGGTCGAGGTGGCCGTAAAGGAGGGCCTCGATGCGGAGCTGGTCATCGCCGAGGGCGACGCTCGCAAGATGCTGCTCGATGCCACCAAGCGTCTGTCCCCGGACATCCTGGTGATCGCTCGCCACAGCCAGAAACCCGACGGCGGCTTCATCGCCCAGTCATTGAGCTACTTCGTCGATGAGCTCGACTACATGACCTTCGGCAGCGTGAGCTCCTTCCTGGCCCGCCGCGCCGAATGTCCCCTAATGATCCTGCCCAGCTGA
- a CDS encoding nitrate/nitrite transporter, giving the protein MASERFKQYSVLVANTFAFTMCFMVWTMFGEIGVPIAEQLDLNGTQFGILTAVPILTGALSRLPLGSLTDRYGGRPVFFIILLVIVPAIWLVQFATQYWQLLVLGAFVGLAGGSFSVGITYTAKWFDKERQGLAMGIFGAGNAGAAVTKFIAPTVIVVLGWQAVPNIYAGIMLITAVLFWFFTYSNPAHRSASSVSLRDQLKVLNDPRVWKYCQYYSVVFGGYVGVSLWLTRYYMGEYGLGIQVAALIATIFVLPSGVIRAFGGWLSDRFGAHTVTWACMWASLIALFIMSYPETQYRVAGAGGEGVVEFGFGIPVWLFTAALFVVGIAWGIGKASVFKYLSNEYHENLGLVSGIVGLAGGVGGFLLPIMFGALVDITGVATTVWMLCFGVTLVSIVWMWWTERRVPVLTRDEQHPGKPAENRLTTTSPAKS; this is encoded by the coding sequence ATGGCCTCTGAACGCTTCAAGCAATACTCGGTGCTGGTGGCCAACACCTTCGCCTTCACCATGTGCTTCATGGTATGGACGATGTTCGGCGAGATCGGCGTGCCGATCGCCGAGCAGCTCGACCTCAACGGCACCCAGTTCGGCATCCTCACCGCGGTGCCCATCCTCACCGGCGCGCTCTCGCGGCTGCCGCTGGGCTCGCTGACCGACCGCTATGGCGGTCGCCCGGTGTTCTTCATCATCCTGCTGGTGATCGTGCCGGCCATCTGGCTGGTGCAGTTCGCCACCCAGTACTGGCAGCTGCTGGTGCTGGGCGCCTTCGTCGGCCTGGCCGGCGGCTCCTTCTCGGTGGGCATCACCTATACCGCCAAGTGGTTCGACAAGGAGCGCCAGGGCCTGGCCATGGGCATCTTCGGCGCCGGCAACGCCGGGGCCGCGGTGACCAAGTTCATCGCCCCCACCGTGATCGTGGTGCTGGGCTGGCAGGCCGTGCCCAACATCTACGCCGGCATCATGCTGATCACCGCGGTGCTGTTCTGGTTCTTCACCTACTCCAACCCGGCCCACCGCAGCGCCAGCAGCGTCTCGCTGCGCGACCAGCTCAAGGTGCTCAACGACCCCAGGGTGTGGAAGTACTGCCAGTACTACTCCGTGGTGTTCGGCGGCTACGTGGGGGTCTCGCTGTGGCTGACCCGCTACTACATGGGCGAGTACGGCCTCGGCATCCAGGTCGCGGCGCTGATCGCCACCATCTTCGTGCTGCCCTCCGGGGTGATCCGCGCCTTCGGCGGCTGGCTCTCCGACCGCTTCGGCGCCCACACCGTCACCTGGGCCTGCATGTGGGCCAGCCTGATCGCGCTGTTCATCATGTCCTACCCCGAGACCCAGTACCGCGTGGCCGGTGCCGGCGGCGAAGGGGTAGTGGAGTTCGGCTTCGGCATCCCGGTGTGGCTGTTCACCGCGGCGCTGTTCGTGGTGGGCATCGCCTGGGGCATCGGCAAGGCCTCGGTGTTCAAGTACCTCTCCAACGAGTACCACGAGAACCTCGGCCTGGTCTCCGGCATCGTCGGCCTGGCCGGTGGCGTCGGCGGCTTCCTGCTGCCGATCATGTTCGGCGCCCTGGTGGATATCACCGGCGTGGCCACCACCGTGTGGATGCTGTGCTTCGGCGTGACCCTGGTCTCGATCGTCTGGATGTGGTGGACCGAGCGGCGCGTACCGGTGCTGACCCGCGACGAGCAGCATCCGGGCAAGCCTGCCGAGAACCGGCTCACCACAACCAGTCCGGCCAAGAGTTGA